The genomic window TACTGAATTTTTAAAATTTGGGCCCCCATGTACAATTCTGTGTCCTATTCCTTGAATTTCATTTAGATTGTTTATGATATTTAATTTCTTGTTTGTTAATATTTTAATCAGTTGTTTTAATGCTTCCTTGTGTGATTTGATGTGTTTATCTATTTTTTCGAGTAAGTCGTTTTGAGTCTTAATTCTAATTATTGATTTTTTTGTTTTTATTTTTTCAATTGTTCCAGATGCTAGGATTTGTGTATTTTTATGTTGATAGAGTGTAAATTTTAATGAAGAACTTCCTGTGTTAAGTGTTAATATTTTCATATCCTTTACTTGATTATTATAATAATAGATTCAAATGTCTATATATGCAGTTTATTTTTTCTGATTCTTTAACATTTTTTAGGTTTAGAAAAACTGATTTTTTATCTTTTGGATTTATTTTCAATGTAGTAGGATCATCTTTTATGATTTGCATTATCCTGTAAACAGGAATACTCTTTATATCTAAATATTCGATTTCAAGTAACCCATTTTTTTCTTTAAGGCTTGTAATATTGAGTTTTTTGGCAAGTAGTTTCAGTTCTGATAATATAAGTAAGGTGTTAAGCTCTTCTGGAATTGAGCCAAATCGGTCATGAATTTCAGCTCTTATTTTGTTATTTTCTTCCTCGCTTTGAATTGCTGAAATTTTTTTGTAAATTGATATTTTGTCTTGTTCATTATTTACATAGCTATCGGGAATGAATCCATTGTAGTTGATTTCAATAGTGATTTCATCTTCCTTAGAATTTTTTCCCATTCGCTTTTCAATCGCTTTATTTAACATTGTTAAGTAGTAATCCAGTCCAATAGATTCGATCTCTCCATGTTGTTCTTTCCCAAGTAGGTTCCCAACACCTCTTATTTCCATGTCTTTCATTGCAATTTGAAATCCTGCTCCAAGTTCTGAAAATTCAGATATTGCCCTTAATCTTTCAATAGCACTTTCGTTTAAGCTTGAGCTTTCTTTATATAAGAAATAAGCGAAGGCTTTCTGTGAACTTCTGCCAACCCTGCCCCTTAGTTGGTATAGTTGTGCAAGTCCGAATCTGTTTGCATTGTTAATTATTATTGTATTTGCATTTTCAATATCTATTCCGTTTTCAATTATTGTTGTTGATAGTAGTACCTGATATGATTTATTTATAAAATCATGCATGATATTTTCAATTTGGTCACCTGTAAGCCTTGCATGAATAGTTGCAATTCTTGCGTAAGGGACTACTTTCTCTAGCATTGCTTTTATTAAATCTAATTCTTGAATATTATGATGCACAAAAAATACTTGTCCGTCTCGGGAGAGTTCATGCTCTATTGCGTGTTTAATCAAAAGCTCGCTAAATTCTTCTACATAAGTTTCTATTTTGATTCTGTTTTGGGGTGGAGTTTTTAAAACTGAAATGTCTCTTAGTTTAATTAATGACATATGAAGAGATCGCGGAATTGGAGTTGCTGATAGGGTAAGACAGTCAACAGAGACTTTTATTTCTTTTAGTTTCTCTTTTTCTCTTACCCCGAATCTTTGTTCCTCGTCGATTATAATGAGTCCTAAGTTTTTATATATTATTTTCTTAGAGAGTATTTTGTGTGTTCCAATTATTATGTCAATTTCGCCCGTTGCTAAGTTTTTAATAATTTCCCTTTCTTTTGATTTTTTTATAAATCTACTCATCATTGCAATTTTAATTGGAAAGTTTTTAAATCTTTTCTTAAATGTATTGAAATGTTGTTCTGCAAGAATTGTGGTTGGGGAGAGTATTGCTACCTGTTTTGTTCCCATGACAGCTTTGAATGCAGCCCTCATTGCGACTTCGGTTTTACCAAATCCAACATCACCGCATAAAAGTCTATCCATTACTTTTAAGCTCATCATATCTTGTTTGATTTCTGATATTGCTGTTAGTTGATCTGGGGTTTCATCATATGCAAATTCTGATTCAAATAATAATTGCCATTCATTATCTTGAGGATATTGAAATCCCTTAGTGCTTTCTCTT from Borrelia hermsii DAH includes these protein-coding regions:
- the mfd gene encoding transcription-repair coupling factor → MNIEKELTTILNDNQNLKKIQQLIKENLPFTLVGHGGFFEAFLINKIKEYSGNNKIILIVNNENIADALKDDLMQITDKIYELNYFSPLVYKGIGSKSTIFSERIKFLINFYENNPGIYIVLLKSLLSKIPTKENLFKNIYKIQTSKLINIKNLESKLIRLGYEKTMRVTLPGEFTIKGEIIDIHSFNKAEPIRISLHNDTIKEIKYFNPLTQLKKGNEISEFDIIPKKEIIWNNESINRLKHYIKENEYKKLFEQIETKYHARAEEIFYPLIGDTYLSQEINEDTLTINFEIPNLQEEIKKIYKEYEKLYSQAIESGEKTIAPKEIFINLNDLKLKTNIFFVKTPANTQTEELVEFEIESGRRFFSNIALAKEEIQNWLNNGFKVIIAAESSSQKEKLKYIFKDLPKIKIEVLKISSSLIINKEKIAIILESDIFNRRQKINKVFESSRTKPIDSFIEVEKNSHVVHINHGIGIFKQIKRIKTSLLEKDYIEIEYADNEKLFIPIEQTHLIQRYIGNENQNIKLDKISSKTWEKKKANAKKRIDAIADQLVSLYSARESTKGFQYPQDNEWQLLFESEFAYDETPDQLTAISEIKQDMMSLKVMDRLLCGDVGFGKTEVAMRAAFKAVMGTKQVAILSPTTILAEQHFNTFKKRFKNFPIKIAMMSRFIKKSKEREIIKNLATGEIDIIIGTHKILSKKIIYKNLGLIIIDEEQRFGVREKEKLKEIKVSVDCLTLSATPIPRSLHMSLIKLRDISVLKTPPQNRIKIETYVEEFSELLIKHAIEHELSRDGQVFFVHHNIQELDLIKAMLEKVVPYARIATIHARLTGDQIENIMHDFINKSYQVLLSTTIIENGIDIENANTIIINNANRFGLAQLYQLRGRVGRSSQKAFAYFLYKESSSLNESAIERLRAISEFSELGAGFQIAMKDMEIRGVGNLLGKEQHGEIESIGLDYYLTMLNKAIEKRMGKNSKEDEITIEINYNGFIPDSYVNNEQDKISIYKKISAIQSEEENNKIRAEIHDRFGSIPEELNTLLILSELKLLAKKLNITSLKEKNGLLEIEYLDIKSIPVYRIMQIIKDDPTTLKINPKDKKSVFLNLKNVKESEKINCIYRHLNLLL